A single region of the Gemella sp. zg-570 genome encodes:
- a CDS encoding phage holin family protein produces MNKYQIPSLLSILKSMLINFLIVLAFAGFFKQSLYIESPIYALYGASLITLFYKFIRPVFLFMSIVPIIMTFGFFIVIINAIIILLVSNVLNPHFIISSFGSALGLAIFISIFNLFINSRDRKIIIKRIK; encoded by the coding sequence ATGAATAAATATCAAATACCATCTTTATTATCTATATTAAAAAGTATGTTAATAAATTTTCTTATAGTCTTGGCTTTTGCTGGATTCTTCAAACAAAGTTTATATATAGAAAGTCCGATATACGCTTTATACGGTGCTAGTTTAATAACTTTGTTTTATAAATTTATTAGACCTGTATTTTTATTTATGAGTATTGTACCAATAATTATGACTTTTGGATTTTTTATAGTTATAATAAATGCAATTATTATTTTGTTAGTTTCAAATGTTCTAAATCCACATTTTATAATTAGTTCTTTTGGTTCAGCACTGGGATTAGCAATATTTATATCAATATTCAATTTATTTATAAATAGTAGGGATAGAAAAATAATAATAAAGAGAATTAAGTAG
- a CDS encoding manganese-dependent inorganic pyrophosphatase: protein MSEVLIFGHKNPDTDTVCSAIVYNNLKRLQGMDTEAVVLGEINDETRYSLEYFRVDVPRIVTEVTEGQKVILVDHNEMQQSVVGIEKAVIKEVIDHHKIANFETAVPLYFRAEPLGCTATILKKIYEEQGIDINKTMAGLMLSAIISDSLLFKSPTCTLRDKIAAEDLAKIAGINLEEYGLAMLKAGANTKDKTIKELIDVDAKEFILNNDKLVIAQINTIDTKEVTDRQKELEETIYQEISNKSLSAFVFVVTNILTSDSEVLVLGDKKEKVASAFGKSLENNLMTLKGVVSRKKQVVPPITEEFNK, encoded by the coding sequence ATGAGTGAAGTTTTAATATTCGGACACAAAAATCCTGATACTGACACAGTATGTTCAGCAATAGTATATAATAATTTAAAAAGATTACAAGGTATGGATACAGAAGCTGTTGTATTAGGTGAAATAAATGATGAAACAAGATATTCCTTAGAATATTTTAGAGTAGATGTACCAAGAATAGTTACAGAAGTAACTGAAGGTCAAAAAGTTATTTTGGTAGACCATAATGAGATGCAACAGTCAGTTGTTGGGATAGAAAAAGCAGTTATTAAAGAAGTTATTGACCACCATAAAATTGCAAATTTTGAAACGGCAGTTCCCCTATATTTCAGGGCAGAGCCATTAGGATGTACAGCAACAATACTAAAAAAAATATATGAAGAACAAGGTATAGATATTAATAAGACAATGGCAGGTTTAATGCTATCTGCTATTATTTCAGATTCTTTATTATTTAAATCACCAACTTGTACACTTAGAGACAAGATAGCCGCTGAAGATTTAGCTAAAATAGCAGGAATTAATTTAGAAGAATATGGGCTTGCAATGTTAAAAGCAGGAGCAAACACTAAAGATAAAACTATAAAAGAATTAATAGATGTAGATGCTAAAGAATTTATTTTGAATAATGATAAATTGGTTATTGCACAAATAAATACAATAGACACTAAAGAAGTTACAGACAGACAAAAAGAATTGGAAGAAACAATTTATCAAGAAATTTCTAATAAAAGCTTGTCAGCCTTCGTTTTTGTTGTTACTAACATTTTAACTTCTGATTCTGAAGTTTTAGTTTTAGGAGATAAAAAAGAAAAAGTTGCTTCAGCATTTGGAAAAAGTTTAGAAAATAATTTAATGACCTTAAAAGGTGTTGTATCAAGAAAAAAACAAGTTGTTCCACCAATCACAGAAGAGTTCAATAAATAG
- the msrA gene encoding peptide-methionine (S)-S-oxide reductase MsrA, whose protein sequence is MIKNIYLAGGCFWGVEGYFQQLKGVVKTRVGYSNGKTQVTNYKKIKKTDHAEVIYLEYDNELISLNDILRHYFRIIDPVSINKQGPDVGRQYRTGIYYIDEETKNEAEKYIAELQNNFSEKIAVEVEEVANYIDAEEYHQKYLDKNPNGYCHIDLSLAKKSL, encoded by the coding sequence ATGATAAAAAATATTTATTTAGCAGGTGGTTGTTTTTGGGGTGTAGAAGGTTACTTTCAACAATTAAAAGGTGTTGTAAAAACACGAGTTGGTTACAGTAACGGTAAAACTCAAGTAACAAATTACAAAAAAATTAAAAAAACTGACCACGCTGAAGTAATTTATTTAGAATATGACAATGAACTTATAAGTCTAAATGATATTTTAAGACATTATTTTAGAATAATTGACCCTGTAAGTATCAACAAGCAAGGTCCAGATGTAGGTAGACAATACCGAACAGGTATTTATTATATTGACGAAGAAACTAAAAATGAAGCTGAAAAATATATAGCAGAACTGCAAAATAATTTTTCAGAAAAAATTGCTGTAGAAGTAGAAGAAGTTGCTAACTATATAGACGCAGAAGAATATCATCAAAAATATTTAGACAAAAACCCTAACGGATATTGTCATATAGATCTAAGTTTAGCAAAAAAAAGTTTATAA
- a CDS encoding YihY/virulence factor BrkB family protein encodes MLIPDKNYSFAEEEPKNKLTLKKFAKELYYRIMHDEISLISANLSYYFILSLLPMFLVALALTPYFNINQDYLLNKIEAIAPGVLGEYIFGMISEVLNNKNDTILTLGILFSLWSASNGIYGLMYAFNIAFRVKEERMWLTVKFISVFFTVILMIAMFIMLLLLVFGRQITWLLFHKLSFDEGFYNLWNYITYLIPLLLTFFIFTVLYMLATNIKIPFKIAVNGALFSSLSWIVISKLFGYYIDHFSNYIKTYGSIGAIMLFIIWLYFTGYILIIGAEINAILYNYRIEERKFEETHINIK; translated from the coding sequence ATGCTGATACCAGATAAAAATTATTCTTTTGCTGAAGAAGAACCAAAAAATAAATTAACATTAAAAAAATTTGCAAAAGAATTATATTATAGAATTATGCACGATGAAATTTCTTTAATATCTGCTAATCTTAGCTACTATTTTATTTTATCATTGTTACCTATGTTTTTAGTGGCACTAGCATTAACACCATATTTTAATATCAATCAAGATTATTTATTGAATAAAATAGAAGCAATAGCACCTGGTGTTTTGGGAGAATATATTTTTGGAATGATTAGTGAAGTATTGAATAATAAAAATGATACTATCTTGACCTTAGGTATTTTATTTTCTCTTTGGTCGGCTTCCAATGGGATTTATGGTCTTATGTATGCTTTTAATATAGCTTTTAGGGTTAAGGAAGAACGTATGTGGCTTACAGTCAAATTTATTAGCGTATTTTTCACAGTAATATTAATGATAGCAATGTTTATTATGTTACTACTATTGGTTTTCGGTAGACAAATTACATGGTTATTATTTCACAAACTAAGTTTTGATGAAGGATTTTACAATTTGTGGAATTATATAACCTACTTAATTCCCTTATTGCTAACATTTTTTATTTTCACTGTTTTATATATGTTAGCAACAAATATAAAAATACCCTTTAAAATTGCTGTCAACGGAGCTTTATTTTCTTCTTTATCTTGGATTGTTATAAGTAAATTATTTGGATACTACATTGACCATTTTTCAAATTACATAAAAACATACGGCTCAATAGGTGCTATCATGTTGTTCATAATTTGGCTGTATTTTACAGGTTATATACTAATAATAGGAGCAGAAATTAATGCTATTTTATATAATTACAGAATAGAAGAAAGAAAATTTGAAGAAACACATATTAATATAAAGTAA
- the rpsT gene encoding 30S ribosomal protein S20, which produces MPNIQSSVKSVRKDTKINASNSSKKSEMRTAIKKAKLAKADGADNSAELVNLAFKKIDKAAKTNLIHKNAAARYKSSLSK; this is translated from the coding sequence GTGCCAAATATTCAATCATCAGTTAAGAGTGTAAGAAAAGATACAAAAATTAACGCTTCTAATTCATCAAAAAAATCTGAAATGCGTACAGCAATAAAAAAAGCTAAATTAGCAAAAGCTGATGGTGCTGATAATTCTGCAGAATTAGTAAACCTAGCTTTCAAAAAAATTGATAAAGCTGCTAAAACTAACCTTATTCATAAAAATGCAGCAGCTAGATATAAATCAAGCTTAAGCAAATAA
- the holA gene encoding DNA polymerase III subunit delta produces the protein MKNIYILYGENKEALLDFQNNLAEKFLGKAIDNFTYLKFNMETTNISDLLYECQSSGFFSNKKVIVAENSIFLQTKAKKIKFEHDLEALSSYLNNFNEEILLIFTVLDKIDSRKNVVKKIKEIGEIKEFKDFKEKELENYIITYLKSKKINISKHDANFLVVFSKMDFAGVKKELEKLELYCFDKKEVRKEDIENIVIRSREYDVFALTNELFKKNYIELRNVFNSLKLKGEEPILLLSLIASQLRVYYKVKMLLQENFAQKDIAAKLKIHPYRVELAVEAVYKYSLDNLMETIIICKEYDKQLKYSYMDKYLVLDLLINKLIEKLS, from the coding sequence ATGAAAAATATATATATATTATATGGAGAAAATAAGGAGGCATTGCTAGATTTTCAAAATAATTTGGCAGAAAAATTTTTAGGCAAAGCTATTGATAATTTTACATATTTGAAATTTAATATGGAAACAACTAATATTTCAGACCTGTTATATGAATGCCAAAGTAGTGGATTTTTTTCAAATAAAAAAGTTATAGTGGCAGAAAATAGTATTTTTTTACAGACCAAAGCAAAAAAAATAAAATTTGAACATGACCTAGAAGCACTTTCTTCTTATTTGAATAATTTTAATGAAGAAATATTATTAATCTTTACTGTCCTAGATAAAATAGATAGTAGAAAAAATGTAGTAAAAAAAATAAAAGAAATAGGTGAAATAAAAGAATTTAAAGATTTTAAGGAAAAAGAATTAGAAAACTATATAATTACTTACTTAAAATCTAAAAAAATTAATATCTCAAAACACGATGCTAATTTTTTAGTTGTCTTTAGTAAAATGGATTTTGCAGGAGTAAAAAAAGAATTAGAAAAATTAGAACTCTATTGTTTTGATAAAAAAGAGGTAAGGAAAGAAGATATTGAAAATATAGTAATTAGAAGTAGGGAGTATGACGTATTTGCATTAACTAATGAACTATTCAAAAAAAATTATATAGAACTAAGAAATGTTTTTAATTCTTTGAAACTTAAAGGAGAAGAACCGATACTACTTTTATCTTTGATAGCCTCCCAACTTAGAGTTTATTATAAGGTAAAAATGTTATTACAGGAAAATTTTGCTCAAAAAGATATAGCAGCAAAATTAAAAATACATCCTTATAGGGTGGAACTTGCAGTAGAAGCGGTTTATAAATATAGTCTTGATAATTTAATGGAAACTATCATAATATGTAAAGAATATGATAAACAATTAAAATATTCTTATATGGATAAATATCTTGTTTTAGATTTGCTTATAAATAAACTCATAGAAAAATTATCTTAA
- a CDS encoding ComEC/Rec2 family competence protein, translating into MKNFLLALVALASILLNINKITSLLVLALLCFLIFLNKKEITTKETIKLILVFLVFFIRTNFIISNNVSILQNSENVDIKIEIVDNIYINGDHLKTIGSVNGEVVNINYKIKSEKEKNYFRHNFKGGLLQTKASISDIKEKNNFYSFDYKTYCEKQGIFKNIQIEEILNIDEKVDGIYKNIKLLRNKAIKNIEENIKFDKQGYFEALIFGEKSNLSREEKNNFSNLGINHLLAISGLHIALVVWLIYFIFRRLGLSEQAINKIIFIFLPIYIILAGASPSVIRAVCMLLIYMLCIKKNMSSINSLLLSFVIMLLYNPLYLYNLGFQFSFFITFCLIMSSDFINNSKSNIGKIFKISLVSGLASLPILIYNFYVFSYISIFSNLLFVPYFTLIVFPLVIISYLISLISLDLFNGLCVPLLNIVFYINDKLEEVFTKLLFIIKVGHINNYTAYIILIFVILILIYLNKYKYKTFILLTTILICFLLLIPKFNNFNRIENLKIANRDVAFIKNNNISFLINSSANQRNFYSDFRKKREDYDIMNEYNLLFNYEAIYSVDFLILSKDKKADIGFAKNLLAKKLIKKLLVTQQIEDKESVKEIIDLAIFLDIKVEILKNNKVYNIDGLILENFDENFNFKIM; encoded by the coding sequence ATGAAAAATTTTTTACTGGCTTTAGTAGCATTAGCATCTATCTTATTAAATATTAATAAAATTACATCATTATTAGTACTAGCCTTACTTTGTTTTTTAATATTTTTAAATAAAAAAGAAATAACTACTAAAGAAACTATAAAATTAATATTAGTTTTTTTAGTTTTTTTTATTAGAACAAATTTTATTATTTCAAATAATGTTTCAATCTTACAAAATTCAGAAAATGTAGATATAAAAATAGAAATTGTAGATAATATTTATATTAATGGAGACCATTTAAAAACAATAGGTTCTGTAAATGGAGAAGTTGTAAATATAAATTATAAAATAAAAAGTGAAAAAGAAAAAAATTATTTTAGGCATAATTTTAAGGGAGGACTTTTACAAACAAAGGCTAGCATTTCAGATATAAAAGAAAAAAATAATTTCTATTCATTTGACTATAAGACCTATTGTGAAAAACAAGGAATTTTTAAAAATATACAGATAGAAGAAATATTAAATATAGATGAAAAAGTTGATGGTATATATAAAAACATAAAATTATTGAGAAATAAGGCGATTAAAAATATAGAAGAAAATATTAAATTTGACAAACAAGGTTATTTTGAAGCCTTAATTTTTGGAGAAAAAAGTAATTTATCAAGAGAAGAAAAAAATAATTTTTCTAACTTGGGTATTAATCATTTACTGGCTATATCTGGTTTACATATTGCATTAGTAGTTTGGCTAATATACTTTATATTTAGAAGACTAGGACTATCAGAACAAGCAATAAATAAAATAATTTTTATATTTTTACCCATATATATTATCTTAGCTGGAGCAAGTCCGTCAGTTATAAGGGCAGTTTGTATGCTTCTTATTTATATGCTATGTATTAAGAAAAATATGTCTAGCATTAATTCTTTATTATTAAGTTTTGTAATAATGCTCTTATATAATCCGCTTTATTTATATAATTTAGGTTTTCAATTTTCATTTTTTATTACTTTTTGTTTGATAATGTCAAGTGATTTTATAAATAATTCTAAGAGTAATATAGGTAAAATATTTAAGATAAGTCTTGTATCTGGTTTAGCAAGTTTACCTATTTTAATATATAATTTTTATGTATTTTCATATATTTCAATTTTTAGTAATTTGTTATTCGTTCCATATTTCACCCTAATAGTATTTCCTTTAGTTATAATTAGCTATTTAATATCATTAATTTCTTTAGATTTATTTAATGGATTATGTGTTCCCTTATTAAATATAGTTTTTTATATTAATGATAAGTTAGAAGAAGTTTTTACTAAATTATTATTTATTATTAAAGTAGGACATATAAATAATTACACTGCTTATATAATTTTGATATTTGTCATATTAATATTGATATACTTAAATAAATATAAGTATAAAACATTTATTTTATTAACAACTATATTAATTTGCTTTTTATTATTAATTCCTAAATTTAATAATTTCAATAGAATAGAAAATTTAAAAATAGCCAATAGAGATGTAGCCTTTATAAAAAATAATAATATTTCTTTTCTTATAAATAGCTCGGCTAATCAGCGAAATTTTTACAGCGATTTTAGAAAAAAAAGAGAAGATTATGATATAATGAACGAATATAATTTATTATTTAATTATGAAGCTATTTATAGTGTAGATTTTCTAATACTAAGCAAGGATAAAAAAGCAGATATAGGTTTTGCTAAAAATCTTCTAGCTAAAAAACTTATTAAAAAATTATTAGTTACCCAGCAAATAGAAGATAAAGAAAGCGTAAAAGAAATAATAGACCTGGCAATTTTTTTGGATATTAAAGTAGAAATTTTAAAAAATAATAAGGTTTATAATATAGACGGATTAATTTTAGAAAATTTTGATGAAAATTTTAATTTTAAAATAATGTAA
- a CDS encoding ComE operon protein 2, producing the protein MEDRISWDEYFMAQSHLLSLRSTCSRLSVGATIVRDKRIVAGGYNGSIKGDEHCIDTGCKVVEGHCVRTIHAEINAILQCAKFGVSTEFGTIYVTHFPCLNCTKAIIQAGIKEICYANDYRNNEYAKELLEKSKIKVRKIEYNPKLVVERMLKE; encoded by the coding sequence ATGGAAGATAGAATTAGTTGGGACGAATATTTTATGGCACAAAGTCATTTATTATCGCTTAGGTCTACTTGTAGCAGATTAAGTGTAGGTGCAACTATAGTCAGAGATAAAAGAATTGTTGCAGGTGGATACAACGGTTCGATTAAAGGAGATGAACATTGTATAGACACTGGCTGTAAAGTTGTAGAAGGACATTGTGTGCGTACCATTCATGCAGAAATTAATGCTATTTTACAATGTGCTAAATTCGGAGTGTCAACAGAGTTTGGGACTATATACGTTACTCATTTTCCATGTTTAAATTGCACAAAAGCAATTATTCAAGCTGGAATAAAAGAAATTTGTTATGCTAATGATTACAGAAATAATGAATATGCCAAAGAATTGCTAGAAAAATCTAAAATAAAAGTTCGTAAGATTGAATACAATCCAAAATTAGTTGTTGAGAGAATGTTGAAAGAGTAA
- a CDS encoding helix-hairpin-helix domain-containing protein: MKYNKEEIIVFIKENIKEIFLALFTSVIFSVIIFFLFFNNSKSIDTNKNISEYVVGNKEDLKKEEIKQEKIFVDIKGQVNKPGLYECENNTRIKEVIDMAGGLTSDADISSVNLSQKVHDQMLILIPKQGEEAQQNSSDSNKKIININRASKEELMKISGIGETKAKAIIEYRKNKGIFNKKEDITKVKGIGKGTFENIKDEIDV, encoded by the coding sequence ATGAAATATAATAAAGAAGAAATAATAGTTTTTATTAAAGAAAATATAAAAGAAATTTTCCTAGCCTTATTTACAAGTGTAATTTTTTCTGTAATCATATTTTTCTTATTTTTTAATAATAGCAAAAGTATAGATACCAATAAAAATATTAGCGAATATGTAGTAGGAAATAAGGAAGATTTAAAAAAAGAAGAAATAAAACAGGAAAAAATTTTTGTAGATATCAAAGGACAAGTTAATAAGCCAGGTCTTTATGAATGCGAAAATAATACTCGTATAAAAGAAGTAATTGATATGGCTGGAGGACTAACTTCAGATGCTGATATAAGTTCTGTAAATCTTAGTCAAAAAGTTCATGACCAAATGCTAATTTTAATACCAAAACAAGGGGAAGAAGCTCAGCAAAATTCTAGCGACAGTAACAAAAAAATTATAAATATAAATAGGGCTAGTAAAGAAGAACTTATGAAAATAAGTGGCATAGGAGAAACTAAGGCAAAAGCAATAATTGAATACAGAAAAAACAAGGGAATATTTAATAAAAAAGAAGATATAACGAAAGTAAAAGGGATAGGAAAGGGAACTTTTGAAAATATAAAAGATGAAATTGATGTTTAA